A region from the Sphingopyxis lindanitolerans genome encodes:
- a CDS encoding thermonuclease family protein codes for MPLSIVTRLRWRRRLRSLVALVLLAGLAITAWFGLPATITIAPLLHVIDGDSLTVRQEQDAIAIRLTGIDAVEYRQDCARADGSRWPCGHEARSALERLAGRGPLHCEYAAKDRYGRTLASCRTQPDPGGIDLGAEMVRQGWAVATSDAYRIEEAEAQAKRRGIWQGRFARPADWRAAQSRPAAITASPDA; via the coding sequence ATGCCGCTGTCGATCGTCACCCGCCTGCGCTGGCGCCGCCGCTTGCGTTCGCTCGTCGCGCTGGTCCTGCTGGCGGGTCTCGCGATCACCGCCTGGTTCGGGCTACCCGCCACCATCACCATCGCGCCGCTCCTCCATGTGATCGACGGCGACAGCCTGACCGTGCGGCAGGAACAGGATGCAATTGCGATCCGCCTGACCGGGATCGACGCGGTCGAATATCGGCAGGATTGCGCCCGCGCCGACGGCAGCCGCTGGCCGTGCGGGCACGAGGCACGCAGCGCGCTCGAACGGCTTGCGGGGCGCGGCCCGCTTCATTGCGAATATGCGGCAAAGGACCGCTATGGCCGCACCCTGGCATCATGTCGGACGCAGCCCGACCCCGGCGGGATCGATCTTGGCGCCGAAATGGTGCGCCAGGGCTGGGCCGTCGCGACGAGCGACGCCTATCGGATCGAAGAAGCCGAAGCGCAGGCGAAACGGCGCGGCATCTGGCAGGGCCGTTTCGCCCGGCCCGCCGACTGGCGCGCGGCGCAGAGCCGCCCCGCCGCCATCACGGCGTCACCCGACGCATGA
- a CDS encoding DUF969 domain-containing protein, with the protein MLVLIGIVIIIAGFLLRFNPLLVIMASALATGLAAGLDVTAIIAAFGKAFNDTRYVSIVWIVLPVIGLLEAYGLQQHARSLIDRMKGATLGRLLTSYLILRQAMAAVGLTSVAGHPQTVRPLVAPMAEAAAEAANPALTDDQREEVKAFAAATDNVGLFFGEDIFLAIGSILLMKGLLETYGYVIEPLHLSLWAIPTAIAAFLIHAFRLRRLERRMKSRGAGA; encoded by the coding sequence ATGCTCGTCCTGATCGGCATCGTCATCATCATCGCGGGCTTCCTGCTCCGCTTCAATCCGCTGCTCGTCATCATGGCCTCGGCGCTCGCGACCGGACTTGCGGCGGGGCTCGACGTGACCGCGATCATCGCGGCGTTCGGCAAGGCGTTCAACGACACGCGCTATGTGTCGATCGTCTGGATCGTGCTTCCCGTCATCGGCCTGCTCGAAGCCTATGGGCTTCAACAGCATGCGCGCAGCCTGATCGATCGCATGAAGGGCGCGACGCTCGGGCGCCTCCTCACCTCCTACCTCATCCTGCGCCAGGCGATGGCGGCGGTCGGCCTCACCTCGGTCGCGGGGCATCCGCAGACGGTGCGCCCGCTCGTCGCGCCGATGGCCGAAGCCGCCGCCGAGGCCGCGAACCCCGCGCTCACCGACGACCAGCGCGAGGAGGTCAAGGCTTTCGCCGCCGCGACCGACAATGTCGGGCTGTTCTTCGGCGAGGATATCTTCCTCGCGATCGGTTCGATCCTGCTGATGAAGGGGCTGCTCGAAACCTATGGCTATGTGATCGAGCCGCTGCACCTCTCGCTCTGGGCGATCCCGACCGCGATCGCCGCGTTCCTGATCCACGCCTTCCGCCTCCGCCGCCTCGAACGGCGGATGAAAAGCCGGGGAGCGGGCGCATGA
- a CDS encoding LacI family DNA-binding transcriptional regulator, with product MKTPRPTSFDVAERAGVSQSTVSRALRNSPGVNAETRARVAAAARELGYVVDRHASSLRLKSSETLALVTVCRPGEDRSAINPFYFALLGSIAAATSARGFNLLVSFQESAANFRADFVASGLADAMIVIGTTSNRAAWDYFAAAQATGLGFVCWGSPGDPFHWMRSDNGTGGGLAADHLVASGRRRIAFVGPQRSPQRQFDERREGFTAALAAHGIPPILVEPPAAADRHAQGVAAAHALLAAHPDVDAIFAASDMLALGVLQGLKEAGRRVPQDIALIGFDGIRAGNMADPALTTIEPDLDAAGEALVAMALEDDDFTHSGTRIPVRLAVRGTA from the coding sequence ATGAAGACGCCGCGCCCGACATCGTTCGACGTCGCCGAGCGCGCCGGCGTGTCGCAATCGACCGTCTCGCGCGCGCTCAGGAACAGCCCCGGCGTCAATGCCGAGACCCGCGCCCGCGTCGCCGCCGCGGCGCGCGAACTTGGCTATGTCGTCGACCGCCACGCCTCGTCGCTCCGCCTCAAGAGCAGCGAGACGCTCGCGCTCGTCACCGTCTGCCGCCCCGGCGAGGATCGCAGCGCGATCAACCCCTTTTATTTCGCGCTGCTCGGCAGCATCGCCGCCGCGACCTCGGCGCGCGGGTTCAACCTGCTCGTTTCATTCCAGGAAAGCGCCGCCAATTTCCGCGCCGACTTCGTCGCCTCGGGGCTTGCCGACGCGATGATCGTCATCGGCACGACGAGCAACCGCGCCGCGTGGGATTATTTCGCCGCGGCGCAGGCCACCGGCCTCGGCTTCGTCTGCTGGGGCAGCCCCGGCGACCCCTTTCACTGGATGCGCAGCGACAATGGCACCGGCGGCGGTCTCGCCGCCGACCATCTCGTCGCCAGCGGACGGAGGCGTATCGCCTTCGTCGGCCCGCAGCGTTCGCCGCAGCGCCAGTTCGACGAGCGTCGCGAAGGCTTCACCGCCGCGCTCGCCGCGCACGGCATCCCGCCGATTCTCGTCGAGCCCCCCGCCGCCGCCGATCGCCACGCCCAGGGGGTCGCCGCCGCGCACGCGCTGCTCGCCGCACACCCCGATGTCGATGCGATTTTCGCGGCGAGCGACATGCTCGCCTTGGGCGTGCTCCAGGGCCTCAAGGAAGCCGGGCGCCGCGTGCCGCAGGACATCGCGTTGATCGGCTTCGACGGCATCCGCGCCGGCAATATGGCCGACCCCGCGCTGACCACGATCGAGCCCGACCTCGACGCCGCGGGCGAAGCGCTCGTCGCAATGGCGCTCGAGGATGATGATTTCACGCACAGCGGCACGCGCATTCCCGTGCGCCTCGCGGTTCGCGGCACGGCCTAG
- a CDS encoding GGDEF domain-containing protein: protein MTGQLFISLLNPGIGLAFAAAFFLMWLQRRERYIAYAAGAYLATAIAFLFQDVAPVMPMELQRLPANIGFLATGALFAAAIIGRYGLPIPWRAMAVVAALSTAVFTWFLLGQPSIPARIYAISVGAGVIALMVVRALWPIERPYLIDRVLFWVAALSAANLLFRPIVILSVSGGVDNYVGFQQSLYWTTVQFSQAMVSIVSAISLMVAVAIDMVAELRAEADGDPLSGLLNRRGFEAKAGAALRRCADAGQPAALLIADLDRFKSVNDTHGHAVGDAIIAAFGAHVRAVGPAEMVAGRIGGEEFALLLPGFAIDGARQLAERVRTGLHTACADRIPASLRPTTSIGLAVGAPGTALSALLRDADQALYEAKRAGRDRVHAFRPAPIRLGATA from the coding sequence TTGACGGGACAGCTCTTCATTTCACTCCTCAACCCAGGCATCGGCCTGGCGTTCGCGGCGGCCTTTTTCCTGATGTGGCTGCAGCGGCGCGAGCGCTATATCGCCTATGCCGCGGGCGCCTATCTCGCCACCGCCATCGCCTTCCTGTTCCAGGATGTCGCCCCGGTGATGCCGATGGAGTTGCAGCGGCTTCCCGCCAACATCGGCTTCCTCGCCACCGGCGCGCTGTTCGCCGCCGCGATCATCGGGCGCTATGGCCTGCCGATTCCCTGGCGCGCGATGGCGGTCGTCGCGGCGCTGTCGACCGCGGTCTTCACCTGGTTCCTGCTCGGCCAGCCGAGCATCCCGGCGCGCATCTATGCGATCAGCGTCGGCGCGGGGGTGATCGCGCTGATGGTGGTGCGCGCGCTGTGGCCGATCGAGCGGCCCTATCTGATCGACCGCGTGCTGTTCTGGGTCGCGGCGCTCTCGGCCGCCAACCTGCTCTTCCGCCCCATCGTCATCCTCAGCGTCAGCGGCGGGGTCGACAATTATGTCGGCTTCCAGCAATCGCTCTATTGGACCACGGTGCAGTTCAGCCAGGCGATGGTGTCGATCGTCTCGGCGATCAGCCTGATGGTCGCGGTCGCGATCGACATGGTCGCCGAGCTTCGCGCGGAAGCCGATGGCGACCCGCTTTCGGGCCTGCTCAACCGCCGCGGGTTCGAGGCGAAGGCGGGTGCCGCGCTGCGCCGCTGCGCCGACGCCGGCCAGCCCGCCGCGCTGCTGATCGCCGACCTCGATCGCTTCAAGTCGGTCAACGACACTCACGGTCACGCGGTCGGCGACGCGATCATCGCCGCCTTTGGCGCCCATGTCCGCGCCGTCGGCCCGGCAGAGATGGTCGCGGGCCGCATCGGCGGCGAGGAATTCGCGCTGCTCCTTCCCGGCTTCGCGATCGATGGCGCGCGCCAGCTTGCCGAGCGCGTCCGCACCGGGCTTCACACCGCCTGCGCCGACCGCATCCCCGCCAGCCTGCGCCCGACGACCAGCATCGGCCTGGCCGTCGGCGCACCCGGCACCGCGCTGTCGGCGCTGCTGCGCGACGCCGACCAGGCGCTCTACGAGGCAAAGCGCGCCGGCCGCGACCGCGTCCACGCCTTCCGCCCCGCCCCGATCCGGCTCGGGGCCACCGCCTGA
- the crcB gene encoding fluoride efflux transporter CrcB, giving the protein MNGLFPVMVGGAVGAGARHLVGQVMLARLGPGFPWWTLSINIAGSLLMGLLIGWLARSGGSDTTRLFFGVGILGGFTTFSSFSMEFWTLFERGQVAQATAYVLASVVVGIALCGLGMLAMRQLPA; this is encoded by the coding sequence ATGAACGGACTTTTCCCAGTCATGGTCGGCGGTGCAGTCGGCGCCGGGGCGCGACATTTGGTCGGCCAGGTCATGCTCGCGCGGCTCGGCCCCGGCTTTCCCTGGTGGACGCTGTCGATCAACATCGCCGGCAGCCTGCTGATGGGCCTGCTCATCGGCTGGCTCGCACGCAGCGGCGGCAGCGACACGACGCGGCTGTTCTTCGGCGTCGGCATCCTTGGCGGCTTCACGACCTTTTCGTCGTTCAGCATGGAATTCTGGACATTGTTCGAGCGCGGACAGGTCGCGCAGGCGACCGCCTATGTACTTGCCTCGGTGGTCGTCGGCATCGCCTTGTGCGGCCTCGGCATGCTCGCGATGCGGCAGTTACCGGCATGA
- a CDS encoding DUF979 domain-containing protein, translating to MITLGFVYVLAGLAFALFAILGIADRTNPKRFGNAAFWGLLALSMLGGDRLGDFGNGLLVLALVAIAGAGQIGRAPGGDVAPDVQAARAAAHGHFLLLVALIIPAVALAGTFLFKYVPGLADPKQATLISLGIGVLIALGVGMARLKPPLLLPAQQGRRLLDAVGWAAILPQMLASLGAVFALAGVGEVVGTLIGSAIPQGSLFGAVLAFGLGMAFFTMVMGNAFAAFPVMMAAVGLPLLIKHYHGDPAVVAAIGMLAGFCGTLMTPMAANFNLVPAALLDLKNPYGVIKAQIGTALPLLTVNIVFLWLFAF from the coding sequence ATGATCACCCTCGGCTTCGTCTATGTCCTCGCCGGGCTCGCTTTCGCGCTCTTCGCGATCCTTGGCATAGCGGACCGCACCAACCCAAAGCGTTTCGGCAACGCCGCCTTCTGGGGCCTGCTCGCGCTGTCGATGCTCGGCGGCGACCGGCTCGGCGATTTCGGCAACGGCCTGCTCGTCCTCGCGCTCGTCGCCATCGCGGGCGCCGGTCAGATCGGCCGCGCCCCAGGCGGCGACGTCGCGCCCGACGTCCAGGCCGCACGCGCCGCGGCCCACGGCCATTTCCTGCTCCTCGTCGCGCTGATCATCCCCGCGGTCGCGCTCGCGGGCACCTTCCTCTTCAAATATGTCCCCGGCCTCGCCGATCCCAAGCAGGCGACGCTCATCTCGCTCGGCATCGGCGTGCTGATCGCGCTTGGCGTCGGCATGGCGCGCCTCAAACCTCCGCTCCTCCTTCCCGCGCAGCAGGGGCGCCGCCTGCTCGACGCGGTCGGCTGGGCGGCGATCCTGCCGCAGATGCTCGCCAGCCTCGGCGCGGTCTTCGCGCTCGCCGGGGTCGGCGAGGTCGTCGGCACCCTGATCGGCAGCGCCATTCCGCAAGGCAGCCTGTTCGGCGCGGTGCTCGCCTTCGGGCTCGGCATGGCCTTTTTCACCATGGTGATGGGCAACGCCTTCGCCGCTTTCCCGGTGATGATGGCGGCGGTCGGCCTGCCTCTGCTCATCAAACATTATCACGGCGACCCCGCGGTCGTCGCGGCGATCGGCATGCTCGCGGGCTTCTGCGGCACGCTGATGACCCCGATGGCGGCGAACTTCAATCTCGTCCCCGCCGCGCTGCTCGACCTCAAAAACCCCTATGGCGTGATCAAGGCGCAGATCGGCACCGCACTGCCCCTGCTGACGGTCAACATCGTCTTCCTCTGGCTCTTTGCCTTTTAG
- a CDS encoding MarR family winged helix-turn-helix transcriptional regulator: MGQAIRIRSGAAGFPPPGFGDGAVSSLLLVGPRTRGDELAALEGVRVSLAAPAEAANHLRAMPIADILWLASADILEADRFVGLCQAAAAKSCHLVCETPLDALDRLTAAVPGALRVEWLVDADATDRRVALAAARREWHQAVHEVTRDPAMERIDRLQEEVARISRLLGDLAGQQRGGLSGTPAAYAPANEGFGDYAGQVRAPTRDFAAMPRSFVPEERTVDRQRAKAVRRMLRQRRMREQYFPADLFADPAWDMLLDLYAARLERQPVSVSSLCIAAAVPATTALRWIKTMTDAGLFLREADPLDGRRIFIALSEAASDAMMRYFEALEE; this comes from the coding sequence ATGGGACAGGCGATTCGGATTCGATCCGGGGCAGCGGGCTTTCCGCCGCCGGGATTCGGCGATGGCGCGGTATCGTCGCTGTTGCTGGTGGGGCCGCGGACGCGGGGCGACGAACTGGCGGCGCTGGAAGGCGTGCGCGTGTCGCTCGCCGCCCCCGCCGAGGCGGCCAACCATCTGCGCGCGATGCCGATCGCCGACATCCTCTGGCTGGCGTCGGCGGACATCCTCGAGGCCGATCGCTTCGTCGGCCTGTGCCAAGCGGCGGCTGCAAAATCATGCCATCTGGTGTGCGAAACGCCGCTCGATGCGCTCGACCGGCTGACAGCGGCGGTGCCGGGCGCGCTCCGTGTCGAATGGCTGGTCGATGCCGATGCGACCGACCGGCGCGTCGCGCTGGCGGCCGCGCGGCGCGAATGGCATCAGGCGGTGCATGAGGTTACGCGCGATCCCGCGATGGAGCGCATCGACCGGCTGCAGGAGGAGGTGGCGCGCATCTCGCGCCTGCTCGGCGACCTTGCGGGGCAGCAACGCGGCGGGCTTTCCGGAACACCGGCGGCCTATGCGCCCGCCAATGAGGGTTTCGGCGATTATGCGGGGCAGGTTCGCGCGCCGACGCGCGATTTCGCGGCGATGCCGCGCAGCTTCGTGCCCGAGGAGCGCACGGTCGATCGCCAGCGCGCGAAGGCGGTGCGGCGGATGCTGCGCCAGCGGCGGATGCGCGAGCAATATTTCCCCGCCGACCTCTTCGCCGATCCGGCGTGGGACATGCTGCTCGACCTCTATGCGGCGCGGCTGGAACGGCAACCGGTATCGGTGTCGAGCCTGTGCATCGCCGCCGCGGTTCCCGCGACGACAGCACTGCGCTGGATCAAGACGATGACCGATGCGGGCCTGTTCCTGCGCGAAGCCGATCCGCTCGACGGTCGCCGCATCTTCATCGCGCTGTCGGAAGCCGCGTCGGACGCGATGATGCGCTATTTCGAGGCTTTGGAGGAATAG
- the acnA gene encoding aconitate hydratase AcnA — MTTTGNDTLGTRSTLSVGGKTYAYYSLDKAAAKLGDVSRLPFSMKVLLENLLRFEDGGFTVSKDDAQALVDWQKNPHSNREIQYRPARVLLQDFTGVPCVVDLAAMRDAIATLGGDTTRINPLVPVHLVIDHSVMVDEFGTPKAFEQNVEIEYYRNGERYDFLKWGSKSLSNFKAVPPGTGICHQVNLEHIAQAVWSSEDADGNMVAYPDTCVGTDSHTTMINGLGVLGWGVGGIEAEAAMLGQPVSMLIPEVVGFKFTGKLKEGVTATDLVLTATQMLRAKGVVGCFVEYFGPGLASLSLADRATLANMAPEYGATCGFFGIDDKTIAYMRLTGRSEENIALVEAYAKAQGLWIVDGAADPVFTDTLELDLATVVPSLAGPKRPQDRVSLPDVDDVFNADMTNTYKRAGMRVPVEGKDFDIGDGDVTIAAITSCTNTSNPGVLIAAGLVAKKADALGLKPKPWVKTSLAPGSQVVTDYLIKAGLQEHLDNIGFNLVGYGCTTCIGNSGPLAEPISKAINENGLVAAAVISGNRNFEGRVSPDVRANFLASPPLVVAYALKGTVIEDFTTTPIGQDQQGKDVFLKDIWPTNEEVAGVVAGAVSRDMFEARYAHVYTGDQHWQKIEVEGSDTYQWRAGSTYVANPPYFEGMTMTPAPVSDIVGAKPLAILGDSITTDHISPAGSIKADSPAGKWLMDHQVSKSDFNSYGSRRGHHEVMMRGTFANIRIKNEMVPGIEGGMSRYGQEVMPIYDAAMRHKADGTPLVVVAGKEYGTGSSRDWAAKGTNLLGVRAVIVESFERIHRSNLVGMGVLPLQFLEGQSRETLGLTGDDSFTITGVADIKPRQTVTVNVTRPDGSTFSFDTLCRIDTANEVEYYMNGGILHYVLRKLAA; from the coding sequence ATGACCACCACGGGCAACGACACGCTGGGCACCCGTTCGACGCTGAGCGTCGGCGGCAAGACTTATGCCTATTATTCGCTCGACAAGGCCGCGGCAAAGCTCGGCGACGTGTCGCGGCTGCCGTTCAGCATGAAGGTGCTGCTCGAAAACCTGCTGCGCTTCGAAGATGGCGGCTTCACCGTGTCGAAGGATGACGCCCAGGCGCTCGTCGACTGGCAGAAGAACCCGCATTCGAACCGCGAGATCCAGTATCGCCCGGCGCGCGTGCTGCTTCAGGATTTCACCGGCGTGCCGTGCGTCGTCGATCTGGCCGCGATGCGCGATGCGATCGCCACCCTCGGCGGCGATACGACGCGGATCAACCCGCTCGTCCCCGTCCACCTCGTCATCGACCATTCGGTCATGGTCGACGAATTCGGCACGCCGAAAGCGTTCGAGCAGAATGTCGAGATCGAATATTATCGCAATGGCGAACGCTATGACTTCCTGAAATGGGGGTCGAAAAGTCTGTCGAACTTCAAGGCGGTGCCCCCGGGCACCGGCATCTGCCACCAGGTCAACCTCGAACATATCGCGCAGGCGGTGTGGTCGAGCGAGGATGCCGACGGCAACATGGTCGCCTATCCCGACACCTGCGTCGGCACCGACAGCCACACGACGATGATCAACGGGCTCGGCGTGCTCGGCTGGGGCGTCGGCGGGATCGAGGCCGAGGCCGCGATGCTCGGCCAGCCGGTGTCGATGCTGATCCCCGAAGTTGTCGGCTTCAAATTCACCGGCAAGCTGAAGGAAGGCGTCACCGCGACCGACCTCGTGCTCACCGCGACGCAGATGCTGCGCGCCAAGGGTGTCGTCGGCTGCTTCGTCGAATATTTCGGCCCCGGTCTTGCGTCGCTGAGCCTCGCCGACCGCGCGACGCTCGCCAATATGGCGCCCGAATATGGAGCGACCTGCGGCTTCTTCGGCATCGACGACAAGACGATCGCCTATATGCGGCTGACCGGCCGCAGCGAAGAAAATATCGCGCTGGTCGAGGCTTATGCCAAGGCGCAGGGCCTGTGGATCGTCGACGGCGCCGCCGACCCGGTGTTCACCGACACGCTCGAACTCGACCTTGCGACCGTCGTCCCGTCGCTCGCCGGGCCAAAGCGTCCGCAGGACCGCGTCTCGCTTCCCGACGTCGATGACGTGTTCAACGCCGACATGACCAACACCTATAAAAGGGCGGGGATGCGCGTCCCGGTCGAGGGCAAGGATTTCGACATCGGCGACGGTGACGTCACCATCGCCGCGATCACGAGCTGCACCAACACCTCGAACCCCGGCGTGCTCATCGCCGCGGGGCTCGTCGCGAAAAAGGCCGACGCCTTGGGCCTGAAGCCCAAGCCGTGGGTCAAGACCAGCCTCGCCCCGGGGTCGCAGGTCGTCACCGACTATCTGATCAAGGCCGGGTTGCAGGAGCATCTCGACAATATCGGCTTTAACCTCGTCGGCTATGGCTGCACGACCTGCATCGGCAACTCGGGTCCGCTCGCCGAGCCGATCAGCAAGGCGATCAACGAAAATGGCCTCGTCGCCGCGGCGGTGATTTCGGGCAACCGCAACTTCGAAGGCCGCGTGTCGCCCGACGTGCGCGCCAACTTCCTCGCCTCGCCGCCGCTCGTCGTCGCCTATGCGCTGAAGGGCACGGTGATCGAGGATTTCACCACCACCCCGATCGGCCAGGACCAGCAGGGCAAGGATGTGTTCCTCAAGGACATCTGGCCGACCAATGAGGAAGTCGCGGGCGTCGTCGCCGGCGCGGTGAGCCGCGATATGTTCGAGGCGCGCTATGCCCATGTCTATACCGGCGACCAGCATTGGCAGAAGATCGAGGTCGAGGGCAGCGACACCTATCAGTGGCGCGCGGGCTCGACCTATGTCGCCAACCCGCCTTATTTCGAAGGGATGACGATGACCCCCGCGCCGGTCAGCGACATCGTCGGCGCGAAGCCGCTCGCGATCCTCGGCGACAGCATCACCACCGACCACATCAGCCCCGCGGGCAGCATCAAGGCGGACAGCCCGGCCGGAAAATGGCTTATGGATCATCAGGTTAGCAAGTCCGACTTCAACAGCTACGGCTCGCGCCGCGGCCACCACGAAGTGATGATGCGCGGCACTTTCGCCAACATCCGCATCAAGAACGAGATGGTCCCCGGCATCGAGGGCGGCATGTCGCGCTATGGTCAGGAGGTCATGCCGATCTACGACGCCGCGATGCGCCACAAGGCCGACGGCACCCCGCTCGTCGTCGTCGCGGGCAAGGAATATGGCACCGGCTCGTCGCGCGACTGGGCGGCGAAGGGCACCAATTTGCTCGGCGTCCGCGCGGTGATCGTCGAAAGTTTCGAGCGCATCCACCGCTCGAACCTCGTCGGCATGGGCGTGCTCCCGCTCCAGTTCCTCGAAGGCCAGAGCCGCGAGACGCTGGGCCTGACCGGCGACGACAGCTTCACCATCACCGGCGTCGCCGACATCAAGCCGCGCCAGACGGTGACCGTCAATGTCACCCGCCCCGACGGCTCGACCTTCAGCTTCGATACGCTCTGCCGCATCGATACGGCGAACGAGGTCGAATATTATATGAACGGTGGCATCCTGCACTATGTGCTGCGCAAGCTCGCCGCCTGA
- a CDS encoding CBU_0592 family membrane protein, producing MDALRIAIEVIGWSAAVLILAAYALLSFGKIEARGRVYQGMNVLGAAGFIVNSGYHGALPNAALNVIWVAVGLITLWSIRRARGAQQTGG from the coding sequence ATGGACGCGCTACGGATCGCGATCGAGGTGATCGGCTGGTCGGCGGCGGTGCTGATCCTCGCCGCCTATGCCCTGCTGTCGTTCGGCAAGATCGAAGCCCGCGGCCGCGTCTATCAGGGGATGAATGTCCTTGGCGCCGCCGGTTTCATCGTCAATTCGGGCTATCACGGCGCGCTGCCCAATGCCGCGCTCAACGTCATCTGGGTCGCCGTCGGGCTGATCACCCTGTGGAGCATCCGGCGTGCACGCGGCGCGCAGCAGACCGGGGGATGA
- a CDS encoding DUF2891 domain-containing protein → MTHLTPAHATRFATATLAHLGREYPYKMDLVLNGPEDAKPPREHHPIFHGSFDWHSCVHGWWQILRLARRFPDLPVAAEIRARADAMLVPDKIAGERAFLDRPMAAGFERPYGWAWLLALHAEAARHDAPWAAALEPLAAAFAARFHGFLPKLTYPLRVGTHFNIAFALLLARHWAEPRDPALAALIDARARDWFGGDRDCQAWEPGGDEFLSSALTEAHLMAAVLGADFAAWFDAFLPRAAAGHPATLFTPATVSDRSDGKIAHLDGLALSRAWCWRAIAAALGPAHPVHPVAEAAAQRHLDAALPHVTGDYMGEHWLASFALLALDGL, encoded by the coding sequence ATGACTCACCTCACCCCCGCCCACGCCACCCGCTTCGCGACCGCGACTCTCGCCCACCTCGGCCGCGAATATCCGTACAAGATGGACCTCGTCCTGAACGGCCCCGAGGATGCGAAGCCGCCGCGCGAGCATCACCCGATCTTTCACGGCAGCTTCGACTGGCATAGCTGCGTCCATGGCTGGTGGCAGATTCTCCGCCTCGCGCGCCGCTTCCCCGACCTACCCGTCGCCGCCGAGATCCGCGCCCGCGCCGACGCGATGCTGGTGCCCGACAAGATCGCGGGCGAACGCGCCTTCCTCGATCGCCCGATGGCGGCCGGTTTCGAGCGCCCCTATGGCTGGGCATGGCTGCTCGCGCTCCATGCCGAGGCGGCGCGCCACGACGCCCCCTGGGCCGCCGCGCTCGAACCGCTTGCCGCCGCTTTCGCCGCGCGCTTCCATGGCTTCCTGCCCAAGCTCACCTACCCCTTGCGCGTCGGTACCCATTTCAACATCGCCTTCGCCCTCCTTCTCGCGCGCCACTGGGCCGAACCCCGCGACCCGGCCCTCGCCGCGCTGATCGACGCCCGCGCCCGCGACTGGTTCGGCGGCGACCGCGATTGCCAGGCGTGGGAGCCCGGCGGCGACGAATTCCTCTCCTCCGCCCTCACCGAAGCGCATCTGATGGCCGCCGTCCTCGGCGCGGATTTCGCCGCCTGGTTCGACGCCTTCCTCCCCCGCGCCGCCGCCGGGCATCCCGCGACGCTCTTCACCCCCGCCACCGTCTCCGACCGCAGCGACGGCAAGATCGCGCATCTCGACGGCCTGGCTCTCAGCCGCGCCTGGTGCTGGCGCGCCATCGCCGCGGCGCTCGGCCCCGCGCACCCCGTCCACCCGGTCGCCGAGGCCGCGGCCCAGCGCCACCTCGACGCCGCCCTCCCCCACGTCACCGGCGACTATATGGGCGAACATTGGCTCGCGAGCTTCGCTCTCCTCGCACTCGACGGGCTTTGA